The Alteribacter populi genomic sequence CCGGTACTAAAATGGGTACGAGTAAAATCAGCAGCGCGAGAGATTCGATGATCGTTCCTAACACTAGTAACAATGCTACAATTAATAAGAGTAATAGAATTTGATTTTCAGTAACATTTAAGAAAAAGTTAGCTACTTGTGCTGGTACTTGTTCACGTGCAATGACCTGTCCGAAAAACTCCACACCCATGATCATAAGGACAACAACGCCTGTTAGCTTTAATGAATCTATCACGTTTTTAAACAGCTTTTTCATCGTCAGTTCCCGGTACACGAAAAATCCTAAAATCATCGCATACACTGTCGTTACGACCGCTGCTTCTGTTGGCGTGAAGTACCCTGAAAAAATCCCGACGATGATGATTACAGGGGTCATAAGCGCCCAAAACGCCCTGCCAAAACTAACAAGACACTCTTTGCCAGTAGCTCTTGGGATAAGTGGATACGCTCTTTTTTTCGCTAAAAAGTAAGCGACACTCATAAGGGCAAAGGCAGTGATAATACCAGGAATAATCCCCGCTAAGAACATCTTCGCAACGGATTGACTTGAAATGATCGCATAGATAATCATCGGAATACTCGGCGGAACAAGTGGTCCAATAATTGCTGAAGCAGCCGTTAATCCTCCGTTGTAGTCATCATCATAACCCGCTTTTCTCATCGTCCGGATCTCTAGCTGACCAAGGCCGCCTGCATCCGCGAGAGCTGAACCGGACATCCCAGAAAACATCAAGCTCGCCATAATGTTGACGTGCCCCATCCCACCAGTAAAGTGGCCGACAAGCGACCTAGCAAAAGTAAAAATTCGGTCTGTAATTCCCGACGAGTTCATTAAACTACCCGTTAAGATAAAGAACGGAACAGCTAACAGGGCGAAACTATCAATTCCAGAGATCAGCCGGGCCCCAGATGGGAAAACCAAATTCCAATCACCTGTCATAAAGTAGAGAAACGCCACGATGATTAATGAAAACCCTACAGGTACACTGATTAATAAAAGAAATAGCCAGATTATAAAGATTGCCGTCACGCTCATCTACATCACCCCACTCTTCGTTTTTCTCCAGATAGAAAATTCCTTGACGTTCCGGTGAATTTGCCGGAAGATCATCAATAGAGAAAAAATCGGTAAGGCAATATACATGTATATATATGAAATACGTAACGAAACAATATCGATCGGAGCCTGTCTTCCAGTAATCCGGATACTAATGATAAAAATCGTAACCAAAGTGGCTAAAATCAGCACTTGATTGAACACATGAATACCTTTTTGAAATGCAGGTGGGAGCTTTTGCACAAAGAAGTCAATTGCCACATGGCTATTGTCTTTAATGCAAGCAGTGACGCCAAATAATCCAACGTAAATGAAGATCAGCTTCGCTAGTTCTTCTGACCAGACCAACGGCTGATTTAAAAACTGCCGTGAAAAGATCTGCATAACCAACACAATGAACATTCCGATGAACAAGCTTCCGCCCACAAATTCTTCAAAATTATCAAAGAGTTTTTTCATCACACAACCCACCTGCACCGTTTATTTGTTATCGCACGCTTTCAATTTGATCCATATAATCTTCTGCACCTTCACCAATTTCATCAAGGTAGCTTGGATAGGCTTCAGATACAGCTTCTCTAAAATCATCTAAGTCAGGATTCGTAATCGTAACCCCTTGTTCTTCAAAATAAGTAAGCAATTCAGCTTCTTCCGTTTCAAAGAGATCTGTGTGATACTCAGCCGCTTCTTGAATCGCTTCAGCTAACAGGTTCTGGTAGTCTTCGGAAAGCTCAGACCAAGTTGTTTCCGAAACGACATAGTTGGCATCGTTTACAACGTGGTTTGTCATCGCCAAGTAATCTTGAACTTCATAAAACTTCGTTGCTTCAACGGTTGATAACGGGTTTTCCTGACCATCGACAGCGTTTGTTTGCAGGGCAAGATACACTTCTGTAAATGCCATTGGTGTTGGTGAAGCCCCAGTATAAGAAGCATAATCCAAAAGTGTTTGAGCTTCAGGTACACGCAGCTTCAATCCATCCATATCTGCTAGTGAATTGATCTCGCGGTTTGATGTCGTTTGACGCGTGCCATTATAGGCCGTATCCATAACACGAAGGTTAAAATCATTGATCAGCTCTTCATGTAGCTCTTGACCATACTCGGTATCATCGAGGACACGCATTAAGTGATCAAATCCATCGACAATGTAAGGTAGTCCAAGAATTTCAGCTTTTGGTACCCAAATTCCAAATCGTCCCGTTTCAGAAAACGTAATATCGAGCGTGCCGTCCTGAAGTTGATCGAGCATTGCCCGGTCATCACCGAGCTGAGAATCCGGGAAAAGATCAATTGTAAATTGTCCATCACTTTCTTCTTCCACATATTCTGCTAAAAACTGTGCTGCCTTATATTCATTAGATTGCGTTCCTGCTACGAGGCCAAACTGCAGTTTGACTTCATCGCCTTCAGCTGCGGCTTCATTGTTCTCGCCATTGCTTTCGTCAGTACCTGCATCAGCATCTGTTGAAGTATCATCATCACTTCCACATGCAACCAAAACCGTCAACCCCATCCCCACTGCCATCATTCGAAGCATCTTTTTCATTTTAAGCTCCCCTTTTCATTTAGTTCACTATGTTTAATCATTTCATTAAGAAACGACTCAGTGATAAATTTAGGACGAGTGACTGCACTGCCAACAACGACGGTGCTTGCCCCTAATTCCAAGGCTCTTCTCGCTTTCTCCGGTGTGTTTATATTTCCTTCTGCGATGACTGGAACCGAGATTTGCTTTACAACCTCTTCTAGAACCTGAAGCGGTTCATCATTTTTCGTGTATTCGGTATATCCAACAAGTGTGGTACCTACAAAGTCGACTCCGAGCTTTTCAGCGACGAGCGCTTCTTCCAAAGTCGATATATCTGCCATTAGTTTTTGGTTCGGGAACTTACGTTTTACAGAAGCTACAAAGGATTCTAACGTCACATTGTCAGGACGAATGCGATCCGTCGCATCAAAAGCGATGACATCAACTCCTTCATTATATAACTCTTCTATTTCAGTTATTGTCGGCGTGATGACGACATCACTAGTCTTATAATCTTGTTTAATAATTCCGATGATTGGCAGGTCTATCTCTTGTTTAATCGCTTGGATGTCAAGGACACTATTCGCTCGGATACCACCTGCTCCTCCCTCGGAAGCAGCCAGAGCCATTTTTGACATAATAAAAGGGCTGTGAAGAGGCTCCCCTTCTAATGCCTGACAGGAAATGATTAACTGATTATTCATATCTCCAACTCCAATACATGTAGTACGTGTTCAAAGGGCTGATCAATGCGGAAGAACGATACGTAGTCGGTATGGCTGGAAAGAGACATAGCTTCCCTCTTCGTTTCGTTGCAACTGCTATTTTTCGCCGGACCTTTCTCCGTCCTTTTATACCTGTTGCTTACTCGTATCGACCTTGTCCACTAGTGTCGTAGCAAGCTCTTTTTCCCGCTGGTTCAATTCTTTGAATGGAAACTTCATAAAACCAGCTTCTATCCCTTTTTCTTTTAGTACATGCTTGATTGTTTGATAGACACCTAATTCTAGAAGAGTGTCAATAATGTCATTCATTTGGAGCTGCATTTGGTGAGCTTGCTCCAATTCTTTTTCCTCAAGAAGCTTGTAAATTTTTTTTGCCTCAAGACCGATTATGTTATAGGTACTCCCTATTGCACCATCCGCTCCAGACTCAGCAAATTGAAAAACCATATCATCAGAACCGCTATAAAATACCTTGTCTGAATATGCGCTTTTCAGCTTGGACAATTTGGCCAGATCCACATCGGTGTACTTCACACCCATGACATGATCGATTGCGAGCAGTTCACCGTATTGTTCAATCGTAAATTGTGCACCAGTGAAAGCAGGGTTCGAGTAAATGAGCATTGAATGATTCGTTTCTCTCGTAAGCCGCTCGTAATAATTCTTGATCTCTTCAAAACTAAATTTATAGTAATAAGGGGTGATCGCAGATAATGCATCATAACCCAATTCCTTACACTCTTTACCTAATCGAATCGCCTCATCAATATCAAGCGAGCCAATTTGGGCGATGAGCATGACGTGATCCTTCGCTTCATCTTTGACAATTTGAAACACATCTCGCTTTGTCGCTTCATTCATAAGAAAGCTTTCTCCTGTCGACCCTCCTATATATAAGCCGTCGACCTTCATCTCATCAATATTATAGCGAACAAGCTGACGCAATCCGCTTTCATTCAATTGTCCTTTTTCATCAAAAGGAGTGAGTAATGCCGTGATAATTTTCTTCATATAGACCCTCCTAATTTAAGCGCTTTCAATTATTGTCTAAATATTATCAAAAAGGATATAACTAGTCAACATGTATTTATATTTTGGAGCAAAACTCCATAATTAATGATACAATAAACTTCACAAGAATATTCCACTCATGTACCATGAAATTAACTTATCAAACGGCAAAGGGTGTTTAACGTGACACAAACGGAGGAGTTATTTGGAGGAAATCAACCTAGACTTACAGTTTTAATGGAAAAAAACAGAACGTCTTTTACCAAGTCCGAAAAAAAAGTATACGCATACGTTCTTGATCATTTTGAAGATGTTATTTATCAGTCACTCACTGAAATTGCTCTCGCTTGCAAAACCGGAGAATCAACGGTACTGAGGTTTTGCAGGAAAATAGGCTATAAAGGCTACCAAGATTTCAAGTTTGCTCTCGCACAAGAATTGGCCTCATCTCAAAAGACAGATCAAGATGAAACGTTCATTGATAAAGTAAAGAATAATATGGTACAAGCGATCGAGAATACAGAACAGCTAGTCGATATTAACGAGTTGGAAAAAAGTATTGACCTAATAGCAGACAGAAATGACATTGTTGTCTTTGGCATCTCTTCATCTGGAATCGCCGGACTCGACATGCAAAACCGCTTGATGAGGATTGGTAAAAATATCGAAGTGATTACGGATTCTCATATGCAAGTCGTTCGAACAGTTTCAATGAATGACCAATCAATCGTGATTGCCATCAGTTTAACAGGCAGCACCAAAGATACGGTAGATGCCGTAAAGCATGCCAAAGAAAACAATGCAAAGGTCATCGCTATTACCAATTATACAAACTCACCCTTAACAAAATATTCCGATCACGTACTCTTGACATCAGCAAAAGAGAACCCCTTAGACAGCGGTTCTCTCGTGTCAAAAGTCTCACAATTGTTTATCATCGACCTCCTATGTACCGGCATCACGATGAAAATATACGACCAAGCAAAAATAAACAAAGAGCAAGTAGCCGAAGTCATATCCAGTAAGTTGTATTAGGTGCCTGACCCCCACCGCTGCGCAGCATTAACGCGGCGGGGGGCAGGCACCTTTTTTAGTGCTTTGTGTGGAGTTTACTCCATTTTGTTATTTTTTATTGACTCGTTATTGTCAAAAGTGATACCGTTTACATTGATAGTTTTCAGAATATTTACTCATATGATTAGAGAGGGGGATCGTAGCTGGATTTAATGCACGGCCACTTTACTTAACTTGGAGGGAAATCAATGAAGTCAAAAACAAAGCTATGCTCGTTACTTGTTCTACTCTTTTTAGTTCCCCTGTTTTCCGTGAAAGGTTTGACGGATGTAAGCGCAAGTGATGATCATACGAATCCATTACTAAAAGTTGAAAACAAGCAAATTTCCGCTGGTGAAAACGTTGATTTGGATGAATACGCTGATGAACTTAGTGAACTAGAAGAGGGGACCATCATTGTTCGCTTCCGTTATACTGGCTCCTCCTTTATGTCATTATTCTCACTGAGTAACAACACGCTTCCAAACGGCCATTTCCACTTATACATTTCCCCAGGGGCAATTGGAAGTGAAAATCGTTACCAAGGACCTGACTATCCAGATAGCAACACGCATATCCAATCCGGTTCTGTGTCATTAAACGAGGATCAAGTTCACACGCTTGCGATGGTTGTCGATCAAGATGAAGGCTACAAGTATTTTTTAAACGGCGAAATGGTTCATATCGATTCTAACTCCCCTGTTAAATTCTTAAACAACATCTATGCTCCAAATAGCGCTAAATTAGGAAAAACCGAGCGCTCTACAGGAAACGAGTACCTGTTCAATGGAGACATTGATTTTGCTAAAATCTATTTTGAACCTCTTGGTGATGATTACTTAAAGGATGTCACGGGTGAAACAAAATCAGAAGTAATTGAAACACCAATGCCTGATGATGCCTATGTCTCGGATCCATCCACCATCTTTTATCCTGGGTTTATGGACTCTAATAATTACAGAATTCCCTCTCTATATTATACGAAGCAAGGGACTCTTCTGGCAGGGATTGACCGGAGAGTAAATCATGGTGGGGACTCTCCTAATGATATTCACGCTGCCTTAAGAAGAAGTTTTGACCAAGGTGAAACTTGGGAGGAAGACGGGATCATTATTAATGCCTACCCGGACGAAGCATCCAACATCGATTTATCTTTTTTACAAGACAAATCAAGTGAACGCATTTTTGCTCTCGTTGATGGCTTTCCAGATGGCGCGGGTTTGATGGGTGGCTTTGGAAACAATGCGTATAAAGGAACGGGGTTTGTAGAAATCGATGGCGAGTACTATATGTATTTACTTGACGAAGAAGAAAAACAGTACACAATTCGCGAAGAAGGTGTCGTCTATGATGAAGACGGTGAGCCGACCAATTATACTGTCGACAAACGTCGCAACCTTTATGTAGATGGTGAAAAAATCGATCACATTTTCAGTGAAACGACTCCTTTAAAACCACATAAAACCTCTTATCTTGAGCTTTATTACAGTGATGATGAAGGAGAAAACTGGACAGGACCTGTTGATTTAAACGCGCAAACAAAAGAAGAATGGATGATCTTTTTAGGAGTAGGCCCAGGGAACGGAATCCAGTTAACAGAAGGGGAGCATGAAGGCCGCTTAATTTTCCCAACTTACTTTCTAAATGATAACAACAGACAAGCAAGTGCTGTCATCTACAGTGACGACAATGGTGAAACTTGGCACCGAAGTGAATCTCCTAATGAAGGCAGAGTATTAGAAAACGGAGAGACGATCAATGAAAAAGATTTTACAAACTCTGACCATGAGATTACAGAAGCTCAAGTTGTTGAAATGCCTAACGGACAGCTGAAAATGTTCATGAGAAACTATTCTGGATACGCTCAGATTGCAACAAGCTTTGATGGTGGAGAAACTTGGCACGAAGAAGTCGAAACCGAGGAAGCATTAGTTGCCCCATACAGTCAAATGTCTGCGATTCGCTATGATGGACAAATTGATGGGAAAGAAGCTGTTATTTTCTCAAGCGCGAATCACCCGACAAACAGAGTCAACGGAACCGTTCGCGTAGGCCTCATTGATGAAGATGGAACCTACGAAAATGGGGAAACAAATTATCAATTAGAGTGGCGTTATGAGCAGCTTGTTAAAGAAGGGGCATATGGTTATTCAAGTTTGACCAATTTAGCTGATGGAGATATTGGTCTCTTTTACGAAGGTACGGCGAATACGGAAATGGACTTCATCAAGTTCAACACGCCATTTCTGAAGTGGGATCGTGAAGCAGACATCCCTGATCCCGAAATCGAAGCGGTCTCCCTGCTCCTTTCA encodes the following:
- a CDS encoding sialidase family protein is translated as MKSKTKLCSLLVLLFLVPLFSVKGLTDVSASDDHTNPLLKVENKQISAGENVDLDEYADELSELEEGTIIVRFRYTGSSFMSLFSLSNNTLPNGHFHLYISPGAIGSENRYQGPDYPDSNTHIQSGSVSLNEDQVHTLAMVVDQDEGYKYFLNGEMVHIDSNSPVKFLNNIYAPNSAKLGKTERSTGNEYLFNGDIDFAKIYFEPLGDDYLKDVTGETKSEVIETPMPDDAYVSDPSTIFYPGFMDSNNYRIPSLYYTKQGTLLAGIDRRVNHGGDSPNDIHAALRRSFDQGETWEEDGIIINAYPDEASNIDLSFLQDKSSERIFALVDGFPDGAGLMGGFGNNAYKGTGFVEIDGEYYMYLLDEEEKQYTIREEGVVYDEDGEPTNYTVDKRRNLYVDGEKIDHIFSETTPLKPHKTSYLELYYSDDEGENWTGPVDLNAQTKEEWMIFLGVGPGNGIQLTEGEHEGRLIFPTYFLNDNNRQASAVIYSDDNGETWHRSESPNEGRVLENGETINEKDFTNSDHEITEAQVVEMPNGQLKMFMRNYSGYAQIATSFDGGETWHEEVETEEALVAPYSQMSAIRYDGQIDGKEAVIFSSANHPTNRVNGTVRVGLIDEDGTYENGETNYQLEWRYEQLVKEGAYGYSSLTNLADGDIGLFYEGTANTEMDFIKFNTPFLKWDREADIPDPEIEAVSLLLSESNVYQPGDKIQVEIEFNDFVMLSGNRSIQGTIAGHDLTFDLLSHHAHEQFVFETTLPDLPPRAYSLALTLPDNLNIYNVFGNQLTNKNALIEFDTKVRIRK
- a CDS encoding N-acetylneuraminate lyase, which encodes MKKIITALLTPFDEKGQLNESGLRQLVRYNIDEMKVDGLYIGGSTGESFLMNEATKRDVFQIVKDEAKDHVMLIAQIGSLDIDEAIRLGKECKELGYDALSAITPYYYKFSFEEIKNYYERLTRETNHSMLIYSNPAFTGAQFTIEQYGELLAIDHVMGVKYTDVDLAKLSKLKSAYSDKVFYSGSDDMVFQFAESGADGAIGSTYNIIGLEAKKIYKLLEEKELEQAHQMQLQMNDIIDTLLELGVYQTIKHVLKEKGIEAGFMKFPFKELNQREKELATTLVDKVDTSKQQV
- a CDS encoding N-acetylmannosamine-6-phosphate 2-epimerase: MNNQLIISCQALEGEPLHSPFIMSKMALAASEGGAGGIRANSVLDIQAIKQEIDLPIIGIIKQDYKTSDVVITPTITEIEELYNEGVDVIAFDATDRIRPDNVTLESFVASVKRKFPNQKLMADISTLEEALVAEKLGVDFVGTTLVGYTEYTKNDEPLQVLEEVVKQISVPVIAEGNINTPEKARRALELGASTVVVGSAVTRPKFITESFLNEMIKHSELNEKGSLK
- a CDS encoding TRAP transporter large permease — its product is MSVTAIFIIWLFLLLISVPVGFSLIIVAFLYFMTGDWNLVFPSGARLISGIDSFALLAVPFFILTGSLMNSSGITDRIFTFARSLVGHFTGGMGHVNIMASLMFSGMSGSALADAGGLGQLEIRTMRKAGYDDDYNGGLTAASAIIGPLVPPSIPMIIYAIISSQSVAKMFLAGIIPGIITAFALMSVAYFLAKKRAYPLIPRATGKECLVSFGRAFWALMTPVIIIVGIFSGYFTPTEAAVVTTVYAMILGFFVYRELTMKKLFKNVIDSLKLTGVVVLMIMGVEFFGQVIAREQVPAQVANFFLNVTENQILLLLLIVALLLVLGTIIESLALLILLVPILVPVAVNAGVDPIFFGVLVILTLMIGILTPPMGMALFVVARAGEIPVGTIIRGVIPFLIPLFLTLILLILFPEIVMFLPNLFD
- a CDS encoding sialic acid TRAP transporter substrate-binding protein SiaP; amino-acid sequence: MKKMLRMMAVGMGLTVLVACGSDDDTSTDADAGTDESNGENNEAAAEGDEVKLQFGLVAGTQSNEYKAAQFLAEYVEEESDGQFTIDLFPDSQLGDDRAMLDQLQDGTLDITFSETGRFGIWVPKAEILGLPYIVDGFDHLMRVLDDTEYGQELHEELINDFNLRVMDTAYNGTRQTTSNREINSLADMDGLKLRVPEAQTLLDYASYTGASPTPMAFTEVYLALQTNAVDGQENPLSTVEATKFYEVQDYLAMTNHVVNDANYVVSETTWSELSEDYQNLLAEAIQEAAEYHTDLFETEEAELLTYFEEQGVTITNPDLDDFREAVSEAYPSYLDEIGEGAEDYMDQIESVR
- a CDS encoding MurR/RpiR family transcriptional regulator; amino-acid sequence: MTQTEELFGGNQPRLTVLMEKNRTSFTKSEKKVYAYVLDHFEDVIYQSLTEIALACKTGESTVLRFCRKIGYKGYQDFKFALAQELASSQKTDQDETFIDKVKNNMVQAIENTEQLVDINELEKSIDLIADRNDIVVFGISSSGIAGLDMQNRLMRIGKNIEVITDSHMQVVRTVSMNDQSIVIAISLTGSTKDTVDAVKHAKENNAKVIAITNYTNSPLTKYSDHVLLTSAKENPLDSGSLVSKVSQLFIIDLLCTGITMKIYDQAKINKEQVAEVISSKLY
- a CDS encoding TRAP transporter small permease is translated as MKKLFDNFEEFVGGSLFIGMFIVLVMQIFSRQFLNQPLVWSEELAKLIFIYVGLFGVTACIKDNSHVAIDFFVQKLPPAFQKGIHVFNQVLILATLVTIFIISIRITGRQAPIDIVSLRISYIYMYIALPIFSLLMIFRQIHRNVKEFSIWRKTKSGVM